TAGAAGCTGTTTCAAAACCTACGTAAACAAATGAGCCCGCACGCTACGTGCATGAAGGCCTGGTAAATCCACGAATGATGTTCGTACCGCACGACAAGTCGACGGAAGTTGCCGATCCACGAGATCGTTCGTTCGACGATCCAGCGGCGGCGGTATCTTCGCAGTTTGCGGCCATCCTGCCGAGGCTTTCGTTTGCGGTTCTTACGGTGTGGGCACACCAGTTCC
This portion of the Blastopirellula marina genome encodes:
- a CDS encoding IS5 family transposase; translation: MVVADGQGIPLACSVHSASKAEVKLAEETLQKAKFPEKPTPVVADKAYDSDKLRDDLAEQNWELVCPHRKNRKRKPRQDGRKLRRYRRRWIVERTISWIGNFRRLVVRYEHHSWIYQAFMHVACGLICLRRF